In Nitrospirae bacterium YQR-1, the genomic stretch ACAACAGGCACCTTATGTTCCCTGGCAATTTCCCTGATTCTTTCCGCTATAAACCCCGAGCCCTTTGCTATTATCTGAGGGGGAGCGCTGCCGCCTTCCTTATACATCAAGGCAATGGCAAGATGGGTTGGGTTTGTTATTATCACTGTGGCTTTAGGTACTTCCGCCATCATACGCTTCCTGGCAATTTCCCTTTGGATGCTTCTTATTCTCGACTTTATTTTCGGATCACCTTCAGTCTCTTTGAACTCCTCTTTGATCTCCTCTTTAGACATCTTGATTGACTCTTCAAACCGGTACTTTTCTATAACGAAACTCACCACTGCTATAACAAAAAGATACAAAAACCCATACCATATAGCTTCTTTCAAGAAATCATAAGCCGCATAGGTAAGTTGGTTGAACTCCTTTCCCATAAGAAGCGGAAGCTTAACAATGTCCGACTTAATTACTAAATAAAAAATCAGTATTCCACCAATAAATTTAAACAGATTTTTAAGAAACTCAAAAAGGCCGTTTATTGAAAATATACGCTTAATCCCCTCTATAGGATTAAGCCTTGAAAAACTTAACTCCATATCCTTAAGCATGAAACCCACTTGTGCTATCTCTGATGTCATTGCAAGCACTATAATCCCCAACATAAACGGAAGCAGCAAAAGCAGTGTTTTAGCCATTGCAACTTTTATGTTGACAAAAGGATCAAGGCCGTAGGAGAGGTTTAGGAAGTTGATGGTTACCTCCTTAGCACTAAAGATGAAGTGTCTTCCGCCAAAGTAAAGGACACCAATCATGCCTGCCATGCCTGCCACGGAGGTTAGCTCTTTACTTCGGGCAAATTGTCCCTTCTCGCGTGCCTTTTGCCGCCGCCGCGGTGTAGCTCGTTCTGTTCTTTCCTGTCCCTCCGCCATCTCCCTCTAACCTATCTCCCGCTCGTTGACAGTTCCATCACACGATACATGTCGTTTTTTATATTTGCTATGTTCAGGCCGAAAACATAAATCATTACCGGCATTCCGGCTATCATGAGGAGCAATCCTACAAAAATAAATATTGGAAAACTAACGAAAAATATGTTTATCTGCGGGGCCGCCTTATAGAGCAGCCCTAACAGCAGATTTGCAACCAACATTCCCACCATTATCGGAGAGGCAACCTTTATTGCCACAATAAATAATTTTGTTCCACCCATAAAGGCATTAATCATTGATTTGTCTAAAACAATCCTGCTGGGGGGGAGCAGCTCATAACTCATTACAAACATAACGAGTAAATCGTGGTGCGCATCCATAGCAACAAACACCAGCGTCAGTATAATCCCTAAAAGCCTGCTAACCTCCGCCGATTGGCCAAACTCAGGGTCAAACGTGGTGGCAACGGAAAGAGACATGCTGTTGCTTATAAAATTGCCTGCCATATTGACGGCGGTAAAAATAAATCGTGCAGCGCCTCCAAACAGCATAGAAAAAAGTACTTCTTTTGCCAAAAAAGATGGAATTCTGTCCTCTTCCGTAATATTAACATCTACAATAGGGGCTAAAAGTAGTGCAAGAGCCACGGCAAAGCCGATTTTAAACTGAGATGGAAAGTTCTTGCTGCCATAGATTGGCATCATACCCATAAATATGGACGTTCTGATAAGTATAAACAGGAAATTACCTATCTCTTTTGATGCCTCCTTAGCATTTATAAGCTGGCTTAACTGCTCCATGTCACCTCACATACATCGGCATCTTTTCTATCAAATGAGTTGTAAAAGCTATCATAACCCTCGATAACCACGGCATAAGAATGAAAATACAGGCAAATACCGCCACAACTTTAGGCACAAAGGTAAGTGTAAATTCCTGAAGCTGGGTTATTGCCTGAAAAAAGCTGACAAGCAAGCCTACCACCATGCTGACTAAAAGCATGGGGGCGGATACCGTCAACAGAGTCTTAAATACCTCGCCGGATATGTCTTTAACCATTTCGACTGTCATTGGAAGCTCCTTACAATTGACCCCACAATAAGATTCCACCCGTCAACTAAAACAAACAGCAGAAGTTTAAACGGTAGTGAAATCATTACCGGAGGCACCATCATCATACCCATTGAGAGCATAACGCTTGCTACCACCATGTCTATGATAATAAAGGGCAGATACAGCAAAAAACCCATCTCAAAAGCTGTCTTGAGCTCACTGATAGCAAAGGCCGGAGCGACCACCTTAAATGGTACATCCTTAGCCTCGTAGGGCTGCTCCGATTTGGAGAGTTGTATAAACAGGGCTATGTCCTTTTGTCTGGTCTGCTTGAGCATAAAGGACTTAACAGGCTCCTCGCCGCGCTTAAAAGCCTCGGTAAGGGTAATCTTTTTGTCTATATAGGGGCCGATTGAATCTTTGGCAAGTTTATCAAATGTTGGAGCCATAACAAAGAAAGTAATAAAAATAGAAAGCCCTATTACCACTGCATTTGGCGGTATCTGTGCCCCGCCTATTGCCTGCCGTAAAAAAGACAGGATAACCACAATTCGTGTAAAAGACGTTAACATTATAAGCATTGCAGGCAAAAGTGAAAGAAAACTCATCAACAGAAACATCGAAACCAGTGGATGATCTATGTTGAAATTCATCTGTTACCTCCAAGGAAACTCAATTCAAGTGCTTGTATTTTAAGATTTTTTTTATCACTATCCTCCCTTGACGGGAGGGGCTGGGGGAGGGCGTTTGTAACAAATCTTACCCCCCGGTCTAACCCTTCCCCGCAAGGGGAGAGGTAACATTTCCTGGTTTTTATTGAGATGTTCTTTCTTGAAAAATTCATAATCCACTCCGTGAATCGGTAGATCCTAAACCGGCTGATGAGATGTTTTCATCTCCCAGTCTTACAACCTCAGCGCTTAGACTGGTGTGAAAATCCTGCTCCGGCTGCGGTAATTCTTTAATTGTCTTAAGAAGGCGTAAGTCGTTAGGCGTAACCGCCAAGATTAAAAACTCAGCCCCAACCTTAACCATAGCGATTCCCCTCTTAGGGCCCAGCGGCAGGTACTCCTTTACAGAGAGAAAACCGCCCTGTTTGTTCCGTTTTTTCATATAATATGATATTCCGTAGATGATAAAAATCACCACCCCTAAAGCAAAAACCATCTGTATAACGGCAGCTGTCATCTTAACTGTTTCAGCCTCTCGTTGGGGCTCACTATGTCTGTAAGCCTGATTCCGAATTTCTCATTAACAACGACAACCTCACCCCTTGCTATTACCTTTTGGTTGACGAGTATTTCCATAGGCTCACCTGCCAGCTTATCAAGCTCCACAACTGAGCCCTGCCCTAGTTGCAGCAAATCCTGAATCAACATCTTAGTCCTTCCAATTTCAACTGTAATTGTAAGTGGAATATCAAGCAGGAACTTTATATCTCTCATACCCTCCTGAGGGGCTTCTTTTTCAAATTCCTGAAAATCAGCTTTCACTGCATCCATACCTCAACCTCCAAAATCATTGAATAACTCCTGTTATTCTAATTGCCTGATTACCCTTTCTTACCCCTGGAACGCACTTAAGCTTAGGCACACCCTCAATGTTAACAGTCAGTTCATCAGTTACAGATCTGTTGAGGGGAATGATGTTACCTATCTGAAGGTTTAAGAGCTCCTCAATGAGGAGGTCTGTTCTACCCAGTTCAACGCTGACATTTATCTCTGAAACAAACAATATGTCTTTAAGCCGTGCCACCCAGCGATGGTCGGTTTCAAGCTTTTCAGCCTGAATACCTGAGTAGAGTTTTTCCTTCACAGGCTCAATGACTGAATAAGGTACACAGAAATACATCTTACCTGTGAAGTCCTCGACCTCAATATGTACCTCAATTTTTATGATAACCTCAGTAGGGGTAACTATGGTAACAAACTGGGGGTTCATCTCAGAGCCTACGTGCTCCGGCTGAACCGTGGCAATACCTTTCCATGCCAAAGCAAGGTCTTTTAAAACCATTCCTACGACTTTCTTGATTATTCGCTGTTCAATTGGAGTAAAATAGCGTCCTTCACTCTTGGTATTGCGTGCCGTGGTTGCACCAAAAAAGTACTCTACGAAGGCAAAGACGGCAGGAGCGCCTATCACAAACAGAGAATACCCCTTCAGAGGTTCCATTTTAAATATATTTATGCTCGATGGCAGAGGAAGGGTTTTCATAAACTCGCTGAACTTCATCATCTCAACACCGTGAATATTAACGTCAACAAACTTCATTATGATGGCGGAAATGGAGTTTCTGA encodes the following:
- the flhB gene encoding flagellar biosynthesis protein FlhB, encoding MAEGQERTERATPRRRQKAREKGQFARSKELTSVAGMAGMIGVLYFGGRHFIFSAKEVTINFLNLSYGLDPFVNIKVAMAKTLLLLLPFMLGIIVLAMTSEIAQVGFMLKDMELSFSRLNPIEGIKRIFSINGLFEFLKNLFKFIGGILIFYLVIKSDIVKLPLLMGKEFNQLTYAAYDFLKEAIWYGFLYLFVIAVVSFVIEKYRFEESIKMSKEEIKEEFKETEGDPKIKSRIRSIQREIARKRMMAEVPKATVIITNPTHLAIALMYKEGGSAPPQIIAKGSGFIAERIREIAREHKVPVVEDKPLARLLFKLELNTYIPQELYKAVARILAYIYKLKGKI
- a CDS encoding flagellar biosynthetic protein FliR produces the protein MEQLSQLINAKEASKEIGNFLFILIRTSIFMGMMPIYGSKNFPSQFKIGFAVALALLLAPIVDVNITEEDRIPSFLAKEVLFSMLFGGAARFIFTAVNMAGNFISNSMSLSVATTFDPEFGQSAEVSRLLGIILTLVFVAMDAHHDLLVMFVMSYELLPPSRIVLDKSMINAFMGGTKLFIVAIKVASPIMVGMLVANLLLGLLYKAAPQINIFFVSFPIFIFVGLLLMIAGMPVMIYVFGLNIANIKNDMYRVMELSTSGR
- the fliQ gene encoding flagellar biosynthesis protein FliQ; its protein translation is MTVEMVKDISGEVFKTLLTVSAPMLLVSMVVGLLVSFFQAITQLQEFTLTFVPKVVAVFACIFILMPWLSRVMIAFTTHLIEKMPMYVR
- the fliP gene encoding flagellar type III secretion system pore protein FliP (The bacterial flagellar biogenesis protein FliP forms a type III secretion system (T3SS)-type pore required for flagellar assembly.) — encoded protein: MNFNIDHPLVSMFLLMSFLSLLPAMLIMLTSFTRIVVILSFLRQAIGGAQIPPNAVVIGLSIFITFFVMAPTFDKLAKDSIGPYIDKKITLTEAFKRGEEPVKSFMLKQTRQKDIALFIQLSKSEQPYEAKDVPFKVVAPAFAISELKTAFEMGFLLYLPFIIIDMVVASVMLSMGMMMVPPVMISLPFKLLLFVLVDGWNLIVGSIVRSFQ
- a CDS encoding flagellar biosynthetic protein FliO, encoding MTAAVIQMVFALGVVIFIIYGISYYMKKRNKQGGFLSVKEYLPLGPKRGIAMVKVGAEFLILAVTPNDLRLLKTIKELPQPEQDFHTSLSAEVVRLGDENISSAGLGSTDSRSGL
- the fliM gene encoding flagellar motor switch protein FliM; its protein translation is MNKILSQDEIDALLKGVQAGSIDTEPAAGDEAGVKTYDLTNQERIIRGRMPGLEIANERFARFFRNSISAIIMKFVDVNIHGVEMMKFSEFMKTLPLPSSINIFKMEPLKGYSLFVIGAPAVFAFVEYFFGATTARNTKSEGRYFTPIEQRIIKKVVGMVLKDLALAWKGIATVQPEHVGSEMNPQFVTIVTPTEVIIKIEVHIEVEDFTGKMYFCVPYSVIEPVKEKLYSGIQAEKLETDHRWVARLKDILFVSEINVSVELGRTDLLIEELLNLQIGNIIPLNRSVTDELTVNIEGVPKLKCVPGVRKGNQAIRITGVIQ